Part of the Branchiostoma floridae strain S238N-H82 chromosome 11, Bfl_VNyyK, whole genome shotgun sequence genome, tgttgttattgttctcCCAATGTGCTGTTCTGTTAAGCAAGAATTACCATAGCGGCTATATTCAATATGTTTATCTCATTTGCAAGATGATGACTTTACTATCTATTGATTTCAGTGATGCTCACCATGGTTGCAGAAATATCTTACTACTTTAAGTATAGCTACTAAGAAGCTGCAAATGGACCCAGATAGTATTTGTTATATGTACTGGTACCGgttttaacaaaacaaacagcatcttcaaaaaaaaataacttctATTCTGTCCCAGctgtagcctgggtctgtcctgtctctactgtagcctgggtctgtcctgtctctactgtagcctgggtctgtcctctctctactgtagcctgggtctgtcctgtctctactgtagcctgggtctgtcctgtctctactgtagcctgggtctgtcctgtatctactgtagcctgggtctgtcctgtctctactgtagcctgggtctgtcctgtctctactgtagcctgggtctgtcctgtctctactgtagcctgggtctgtcctgtctctactgtagcctgggtctgtcctgtctctactgtaacctgggtctgtcctgtctctactgtagcctgggtctgtcctgtctccactgtagcctgggtctgCCCTGTCTCgactgtagcctgggtctgtcctgtctccactgtagcctgggtctgtcctgtctctactgtagcctgggtctgtcctgtctccactgtagcctgggtctgtcctgtctctactgtaacctgggtctgtcctgtctctactggagcctgggtctgtcctgtctctactgtagcctgggtctgtcctTTTTCgactgtagcctgggtctgtcctgtctctactgtagcctgggtctgtcctgtatctactgtagcctgggtctgtcctgtctctactgtagcctgggtctgtcctctctctactgtagcctgggtctgtcctgtctctactgtagcctgggtctgtcctgtctctactgtagcctgggtctgtcctgtctctactgtagcctgggtctgtcctgtctcctctgtagcctgggtctgtcctgtctctactgtagcctgggtctgtcctgtctctactgtagcctgggtctgtcctgtctctactgtagcctgggtctgtcctgtctctactgtagcctgggtctgtcctgtctctactgtagcctgggtctgtcctgtctctactgtagcctgggtctgtcctgtctctactgtagcctgggtctgtcctgtctctactgtagcctgggtctgtcctctctctactgtagcctgggtctTTCCTGTCtctactgtagcctgggtctgtcctgtctccactgtagcctgggtctgtcctgtctctactgtaacctgggtctgtcctgtctctactgtagcctgggtctgtcctgtctcCACCgtagcctgggtctgtcctgtctctactgtagcctgggtctgtcctgtctcTACTGTAGCCTGGATCTGTCCTGTCCCGTTTGTAGCCAGGTTTTGTCCTGTAGGctgggtctgtcctgtctcGACTGTAACCATGGTCTGGCCTGTCCCGCCTGTCGCCTGGTATTCTCCCGTCTCGTCTAGATCTGTAGCCTGGGTTTGTCCTACAGATCCTGCAGAAAGACTTGTTGCGCTGATGGTCTGTATCGTTGTCATTGTGTCCTGTTTACAGCAGAGCATCCTCTTCAGTTGGTTGCGAAAGTTTCTTCCAAGAAGAGCGTAGAGAAACGGGTTTGCCACTGAGTTGAACACAAGGAAGGAAAGCGCTATAGATACACCGGTTATATTGTAGTTTTTGTTCGgatcaaatgaatgaatgagaaaaGACATGATATAGAAAGGAAGCATTGTGACGAGAAAGAAAATTGTCACGACGAACACAACGAGAAACGCCTGGTCACCCGACCTGGTCTCTATCACGGCCAGACGGCGAGACCGCCGCACTTGGATCAATATGAGGATGTACAGAGGGATTATAATACAACTGGGCAAAACGTAGAGGAACAAAAAGGACAAGAGCAACATGACAAAGAAGGGATGACTGGCATCAGACGATTCAATCTTTAACATGACACACGAGGCTCCAGTGTACAAACTAGCGCCTGTGAAAGTCCAGTCTTCGGTGACAACGTTCCTGGCGATCGTGTCCATAACTGCAGCCAGGACGGCCACCATCCACACCAGAGCACTGATCCTTCGCGAGTGTTTCACGGTCCCGTGTTGTCTGCTGCTCAGGGGGTTTGTTATCGCCCTGTAGCGTTCCACGGCGATGACTGTCAGCAAGAAGACGCTTGCAGAGCCAAGGAAAACCACGAAGATACGGCCGATGTCACAGCTTCGCATGTAGGACAAACTCAAACCTGAGGACCCTTCCTGTGGCGCAGAAGGTGGTTCGGAAATGCCAACTATGGACTGGATGAGGGCGAGGAGGCAGAGAGCGAAGTCAGTCGCCGCCAGATTAGCCACGTACACGTTGCAAGCAGTCCGCATGGCGGGGTAGCGTGTCACGATGAACAAGATGAGCAAGTTCGCCAGCATCCCTATGGCAGAAATGCAGCAGCGAGAAACGTTGGCCGTAATATCCGCGTCCTCTTCATCCATTTTTAAAAGCTGTACCGACAGTACATTAGATCGCCATTTAGGATTTagaactttgttccaacacaaaaagtaaacgCATCGAAGTCGACAATCCTACTGCAGCCTGTTCGGTGACGTTATACCAGCTGGTGACGCGTCAGCAATTGGACAAAACTGCAAGGACGACCGGTTAACCTTACAACATAAGATCGCACGACGTTCAACATTTATGAGGCCTCCGTTTGATGGTTCATTGGTCTGTGAGATGCAGTTTTGCCGTTCCTTGTGTGTATGCAGCTATGAGTCAGGGTGCTCTCTGCTATTTATAAGCGACAGACGTCCCATCATCTTCTTGTGTCACGATGTCCCTGCTAAGATCCAACCATTGCCGCAATTTTGCCTGAAAGATAAGGAAAAATTATGGCACAGATaaactacaaaatatacatacatgtacaatgtatatctatcTATTATATTGCGGagccagagccgaacctctgcttggagagtaccacacGTTTAGGTTACAACTTCTGCACGTCTAACGTTAACCGTAAGCGTTGCTTAATGAGGATACGTCTACAGTACTTGGTGATGACAACGAGTTCTACACTACGGTAGTTCGAAGGAAAAATGAATAGTTTACTAGTTATTTTGTACACTACATGGAGTTGTTCGTACAGAGTCTGTCAGCTTGGTTCTGTAATATGTACcatttccagtttatctttgtcttttttactGTAAGGGTCCCATGCTGTTTTAGTAGTACGTGCCGCTCAAAACCCAGAAAAACAGTTCGACCTAAACTAAACAAGTGACACGAGCTACAATTGGATGGATGAGTAACCATGACCGTCACACAGAATGAACCAGAATCAAAGACCCGTGGCGCGAGGGTTGCCTGTTCGCTGTTGTGATAAACAACACAATGACAATACTTTGCGCTCGTTGAATTCTACCTTAAACTGGCCAAGAATTTTGCCACGGGCAACAGCAGCAAGGAAGTACTCCCCGACCGTGACCTGGTCTACACTACAGTTTGATTCTAataaacatataacgttaagcACGGAAAAATCCACAGGAACCCTAGTCCTTTCTACCACTACTGAGAGGGTCTTGTTCAAGTTAGACCTTGTCGATTGTGTTCAACGCTACAGGTTGTACCGTACGGTACGGTACGGACATATTCGTCATTAGACAGGTGTACGACATTGAAAATGCCTGAGGCGTTCCTTGGACAGTCATGGATGTGCTGTACGGCATTCAGCTGTCGTATGATAAAAATATATTACAGGAGAATGAGTAGGTCATTGTCAACGGTCGGCTTTGTGAGTCTTGTTTACTACAGAAAATCGCACAAAGAATGTGACACCACCTTAAACATGACACACCGTTGTCGTTGAAGTTTTTACCTCTTTCGTATTCCGCCAGAGATCCGACGTCTCTGTGCGTTACAGCATGATTTCTCACTAGAACGCAGAAGTGCTAGGGTCAAACTTACCTTCGGTTGCAACTCATAACTACCGATTGTTGGCCATCATACGCACAAAAACCTTCGCCCCAGTACTGCATTCCAGTTGTGGACACGGATCAGATCTAGAAACGCTTTGTTGATTACCTTCGCGAAGATTGTGTTTCCGGGTGTGCGCGTCTGTTTATCTGTGAACAGAATAACTctagaagttgtggatggatcttgaCGATATTTGTAATGTTGGTTAGGGTTCGTAAAATAAAGAAACGGTTAGATTAGAGCCCCCAAGCGACATTCTAAGGTATTGCGGCGGAACTTCCGTGTTTGGTACCTCGTATTCTAGACATGATTTTCGAACGGTAGATTGCTCTTGTGTTAGGAAAGATGGGATAGACGTTTGGGCCGGCTAGCAACTTtcttttgaactgcaggggGCGTTTTAGTTGCAGGCATTGAAATCTGATTTACTTGGATTTCCATGATTTTTTTAGTTGTGCTTAACTTTGAACGTAATGATATGTGAATTATGCAAGATAAGGATTTGTAAAAGTAATGAAGAAAATTCATATTGGATTGTGCTAAATGACAGTAACTTCATTGCCCGGAGGCTCTTAAGATGTGCTGGATACGCTTGCATGCACACAAACAGACCCAAACAACATTCCTCCATTTACACTTACAACATAAGGACACTGTGGCAATGCCACAATAGCAGTCCTgcaattttgaccaaaataagaaaaattgttgttAAAAAGGTTGTGGAAATGGCTGTCAATCACATGTGTGGAAGTTACATAGCCTCCGTCCTCAAACAGgcctgcttttttttttttttaagggcATTTGTCATAAGAGAATGTAGCctagtcaacgttgaaaatcacgaactcccatttaaaatttaaaaaaaaaacagccctgtTCGAAGAAAAAACAGATTgaaacaaaaaatggaaaactAGAATAGGCATCTTTATTTTCCAAAGACAGAGAAAAAGGAGCTTTTTTTGGGATATCTTTTCTAAAATTGTCATCTCAGGTAATACCCTTGTGATGGATTGATCAAGGAAAGAAAAAacataaatgacaaaaaaaaaaaaacggattgACAGCTTAAGTTCAAACACAAATTGATACAGCCCCATCAAAGAGAAATCAACTTTTAATAAGAGTATAACAATATTGTCACAAACATAAGAAAACTGTCAATTGACGTTTACTTTTtgtctacaaatgtatatagagTAAGTTATCAAAAGCCAATTTCTGGACTATATCATATTCAACTGTCATCTGCaatctttttccttttctttttctggtGTTTCTGGTGTTTCCCTTTCTTCTGGTGTTTCTTCAACAAAATGGAATGTTGTGCAAGTTTGCTCTCTTCTTCACCATGTCCATTTTCTTGTTCCTCTTTACTTTGACCCAGATGTAACTCTTCAGCCGTCAAATCTTTCCTTTTCagttttgacttctttttctttcttgatttttGCTCAGAGTCATCTTCATCATTGACGGA contains:
- the LOC118425350 gene encoding somatostatin receptor type 1-like, which gives rise to MDEEDADITANVSRCCISAIGMLANLLILFIVTRYPAMRTACNVYVANLAATDFALCLLALIQSIVGISEPPSAPQEGSSGLSLSYMRSCDIGRIFVVFLGSASVFLLTVIAVERYRAITNPLSSRQHGTVKHSRRISALVWMVAVLAAVMDTIARNVVTEDWTFTGASLYTGASCVMLKIESSDASHPFFVMLLLSFLFLYVLPSCIIIPLYILILIQVRRSRRLAVIETRSGDQAFLVVFVVTIFFLVTMLPFYIMSFLIHSFDPNKNYNITGVSIALSFLVFNSVANPFLYALLGRNFRNQLKRMLCCKQDTMTTIQTISATSLSAGSVGQTQATDLDETGEYQATGGTGQTMVTVETGQTQPTGQNLATNGTGQIQATVETGQTQATVETGQTQATVETGQTQATV